Within Phycodurus eques isolate BA_2022a chromosome 18, UOR_Pequ_1.1, whole genome shotgun sequence, the genomic segment TGACTTGACCCCCTCAAAAAAATCCATGAAGGGAGGAATATTTGGAGACAATAAAAGGGGACGAGATGGATATTTATCATGCTTTACAAcacaatgtgggaggaaactggattcGCTACAGAGCCAAGATTCAGACCCAGACCCTCTGGAACAGTTCTGCCATTTATTCCAGTCGGCGAAGGAAACTAATGACACAGGCAGCCGTAGCTAGTTGGATTGCAAAGGAGGGCCGGGATCTGATTAAAAGCCGTCCTCTTGGTAAATCCTCTAACTCGGGAGACACGCTGCGCCCACGTTAGATTGCATACGCTAAAAAAAGGTTTGGCAATTTACAATTACCCATTTATCTAGTCTAGATGGCGtgctatttgatttttttcccctaatttTCCCAGCCCCTTTATAATGGAATTCGGCCCATAATGGCTGCCTTTCTGTTCAATTTGGGGTTTGGGTCCTCGGGACATTTTTCTCAGTCcagttatgatagacatgttcaCCCTGGTGTCTTTGCAGGCCGCTTTTTTCATGAAATTCacaaccaaaatggctgcctaaTGACATAATTGGAATTGAAAAAATGAAAGTTTTTGTCACAccgcatcaattgaatggccattgtgctgctccttgtggTGTGTCCAcgttggccaccaggggggggggggcagtatgAGTATAAAATGGCTATACTGTTTATTGGGATGTCTAACTCCTCTCTCAGCACatcagtacagcactaatattTGTCATTGTATCTCTGGGATAAAGAACATGACTGAGTACCATTATATTGTCTTTCTACacatgttgctgcaccgtttgtgttcaattcaTTGCTTAATGGATTAAAACACCGCAACACAGAAGCTCACGTATCACGAATTGATTTCCTTGTCCGTCAAACACGGTCGTAGCGACTTATTTACGCAAGAAGAGCGAGGCTTCGGTAAAGACAAACACGTCGAGGTAATTAATGGCTTTCCCCTTGAGATCTGGCTCCCTCGCTGAATTCTCTCCCTGTTGACGAACGTATTCCTCCATTTGACGTCGTCCAAACGATTTTGTTGTCGGAGTCATTTGCCGCAATTAAGGCCCATCCTGCAGGCGTGAACGGAAGCGGCTGGCTCAATTAAAGAAAAGGCCCAGCAAATGAAAACATCCAATTTCCGCCGGCATCTTTTGCATGCTGTTGTTGTAATATGTCTTAATGAGGGCTCATTATGCATGCAGCCGCTAATCGGTCTAATAAGGTCTCATCGCACTCAATATCGTCGCCGTCTATTTGTCGCCAGCTTGTCTTACAGAATCAcggaaaacaactttttttgcaCGATGGCTACTGCAGTTTTGTCAGGTTAGATTCACTGACgtacacattttttcaaaatttttagTTTGGTCATTGATTTGATGGGTGATCAGGCAATTTGGAAttatattaaacaatattaTTTGAGTTTAAAAAGGGACACACAACATATTGGAACATGAACACAGACTCACACAATATTGTGGCACAAACACATCCACAACATTGTGGAACATAAACACTGATGCACACAATATTATGGAACGTgaacatggatgcacacaacattggagtacaaacacacacaatagtgTGGAACACCATGGACGCACATGACATTGGAAAAGACAAACATACACAACCTTGTGGAACAGAAACACACCCGCACGCTGCCTTGTGGGCCAGAAACATGGATGCACAGAACATTGGAGTACAAACGAACGCAATAGTGTGGAACACCATGGACACACATTGTGAAACACAAACACGGACATGCACAACATTGTGGAACATAAACAGGcatacacaacattgtggaacaAACACGGACACACGCCACATTGTGGAACAAACACtaatgcacacaacattgtggaacaTAAACGTGGATGCCCACAACACGAGTATAAACACAAAGGTGCACAATAGTGTGGAACACCAACACAGATGCACATAACATtgtgaaacacaaacacagacatacacaacattgtggaacaTAAACACGGATGCATGCAACATTGTGGAACATAAACACTGATGCACAAAACATTgtggaacataaacatggatgcacacaacactacagtataaacaaaaacacgcacaaTATTGTGGAACATCAACACGGACGCACACAACGTTGTGAAATAAACACAGATGCACGCAACATTGTGGAACATAAACACTGATGCACGCAATATTGTGAAACAAACACAgaggcacacaacattgtgaaaCACtgacgcacacaacattgtggaacaTAAACACTGATGCACGCAACATTGTGAAACATTAACATGGATGGTGCACAcaatattgtggaaaataaacacagacgcacacaacaTTTTGGAAGACAAGTCCGGACTCGCACAACATTGTACAACAAAACCACGGACTTACACAACATTGTGGGACGCCGTAATTCATCTGAGATTGTTTACAGCGCTGCCGTTTTGGTTCGCGACTGGGTTCGTGCAGATTGAGTTACAGACGTGGGAACCTTGCCACTGACATAAACTGACAAGTTCATGTGGATTTATTGCCACGATGTCTTGATCCCTGCCAAACGAGGTACGACTCTACATGTGCGAGTCCGTGACAGGCTATATTTATGAGAGCATTTTGAGATAATATACCTGTTGTAGTGACACAAAAGATGAGTAAACTGGCCAAAATGAAATACTCGTATCAATAACTCTCTTGGATGGAGCCCACGGAACGTAGGCCTGCATTTCATGACATCGTCCATCTGTCGTCTTGACAAACAAATGCAGTGGCCTCACTGTGAACCGGGGCCCCTTTCATCCTGCCTgtgaaacaacaataacaatatatatataacaataataacgtTTTTCTACCTTTTTAGCAATGTCATCTCGACGGCACCGACACAAAATCATCCGTCCCGCTGGCAATTTTCCACTTCTGAGGTACACCGAACAGAAAAGATTTTTGAGAGGGGGGAAGTCAAAATCAACAACTGAGatgatgtggttgcacaagtgtgcacaccctcttataactgggggaTGTGGCCGTGCATACACAGGAAAGAAAAGCCATTTGAAATGAGTTCATTCCAACATTGGttgcatgattaaaatgtgttcaactaacagatttgattattttcaaggaaaagagGGAGAAATCACGTTTTAATCATGTGTAATGGTTGTACATGATCAAACTAagcggttttttttttgcttgtttgttttagtgTGTGTAGAATAAAGCACCAATAAAGCTTTTTTGTAACACAGTTAAGGCGGGGAGTTTGTGGTTCATTTCTTATTTGTAGTTACTATAATCCAAAAAGTATTAGTTaaaagttgttggttttttttaaaatgaagaatcgattaaaaatccaaaagagattaaataaatgtacctgtCGAGCAGAAGTGTTGCTAATTTCATCTGGCTTCTGAATCACCTCAGCTGCCTGAGATCGCAGAAGCAGCAAActtcttctttgttgtttttcccacaGGGATGGGTATTCCAAAATAGTTCCAGCAAAGCTTCTGAAACCCAAGCTAGCAGGTCAACGCAAGGCTGCATGGGTGTGCCGTGCCATGCCGTGCTGCGCGTGCCAAATGATTGTTGACGCTTCGTCAGTCCCGCCTTCAGTCTCTGATAGGTTGTTCTTCCTCGGGGACggtggtttcttaaaaaaaggGACTGCAAGATCCCCCTTTTAACGTCTTTTTACAATggaaaatgcccccccccccccataaaaaaatcaaaattcaacattggctgtacattttttcaaggtgttttcattttcaaacattttggttGGGAAAAGCAATCATGTCTTTGGAGGtccaacacattttaaaatgatgataaCAAATCATGCGTGATCAACCAATAGATGACTCATCTgactacatgaaaaaaaaaaaatcctctcccGACTTAGCATTTTGATGACGCATCGCTTTCCAATCGTGTCAAGACCGTTCGTCATATTGTCCTAATTGATCCTGATAGCGAATAGTCCCCGACACTTATGTGGATGTGAACAAGCGGGCCGGAAATCCTCGAGGGAAAGTAAAGTTATTAGCAACAAAGGAAAGCGACAGGacaactgttttgttttcacagcaCTGACACCGGTTTGACGGTGTGTATTCCTTCTGAGCGGACCTTCTTTGCACTGTGTTCCGCTCGCATTGCGACTGAAAGGTCTCGTTGTTCGAGCCCCTTTCGTCGTGGTGGCGAACTTCCAACTGGAGCTGCTGAAACGGTTGACCTTGAGCAGTCATGTTCTCAAAATGACATCCAATTCAATCGCATCATTTGGCTCTTGAGACTTCTCGTTTCTAGCGTCAAATTAGGCAGATTGAAAAGGCTGATTTTCGGGACTGGAAATGGCTTTACAGGCTTTCCCTGTTCTAAGATGGCACTGTCAAAACAAAGACGTTATTGCTACACAGTCACCGCAGAGATTATAGTAGATCTGTTGTTCTGGATAGCTGCTGGCGGGATATGCCtcagactggtcgccagtcaaccgcagggcacatagacaaacagccattcaaaCGATGAATAATTTGgagcattcatttgttttagcGGCCTGCGGCATTGGCatcggtaccttgacttacaggtTCATTTCGTTCAGCGACTAAGCTCGTAAGTTAATTTAGTCATACTTCAAATCAATGCTCCACATTGAAATACATTGCAATGCCACTACAGTGAAGccaatatgcatgttttgggaatgtgagagCAAGTGGGAGTACCTGGGGGGGGAAATATCTAcctgaaaacccacacaagtacgAGGacaacaggcaaactccacgcaggtgacgagatttgaacccagaacattcaaactgtgaggcagataaaCTCACCacacatctatctatctatctatctatctatctatctatctatctatctatctatctatctatctatctatctatctatctgtctgtctgtcttattaCTATTGTGATTATGATTGTTGTTATTATCTACCATTGTTTTCCAAGTTGCGATTTTTGTTCATGCACAGGGTTGAACACCTCTCGATGACGTCAACCAGGACCCATTACGTTCCAGGCAAAATGGCGGCCTCAAGCAGCAAATCTGTCCTGTTTGTCTGTCTGGGtaagcaaagcactttttttggtttagttttttttaagtgtaaacGAGCATAAAAAGTCGACAATACACGCATTTATCAGTATTTTACAAAATCATTTAGGCACTTCTTGTTTCCGAGTGTTTACACGTTTACGTCAATGTCGTCAACGGAATCAAGTTCACCACCAAGTGACTTTAAATATGCTCAGAACTTCTGTTTACTCGTCCAGTAAGCGAGAGTGAAGGTGAAAATGGAGTAAGCATTTggcattgtgtttttgtctaAACGCCTAGTCAACCTCCGTTTACAAGACAAATCAGGAGCTAAAGGTTGTGGCGAAACAGCATCGACTAACTAACCTAACGACTCGGAAAGTCCAACGTCCATGGCGATGTCTACCGCACGTGTTAACCCTTCAGGCCTCCTCCGTCAACAAACACAGTGaagctcagcttctggctaaCGGACGAGCTTAACCCATTGATTGGATCACGTGAATGGGAATATAAATTCAGCATGAGAAGGAAATAAGTAGCAAAAATCACAGCAGAGCAATGCAAGTGacgagtttctccatacaggaggcgtcttgacgctgccattgcaaacaaaggcttttgtacaaagtattaaataaatacccgttggcatgttcaatacgTTTCCCTTGtcacatttcacattattacacacaacttcatttctgggtttatttgttctactttctttgcatgtatgagttacttgggttgttcccaaaatCTGGTGAAATCGCACCTTTGGAACTATATTTAATAAgagaaatggtgatgtgttaaaaacTTACatcagccgctgtgtgtgtgtatatatatatatatatatatgtgtgtgcgtatatatatatatatatatatatatatatgtgcgtatatatatatatatatatatatatatatatgtgtgtgtgtatatatatatatatatatatatatgtgtgtgtatatatatatgtatatatatatatatatgtgtgtgtatatatatatgtatatatatatgtgtgtgtatatatatatatgtgtatatatatatatatatatgtgtatatatatatatatatatatgtgtgtatatatatatatatatatatatatatgtgtatatatatatatatatgtgtgtgtatatatatatatgtgtgtgtatatatatatatatgtgtgtatatatatatatatgtgtgtatatatatatatatatatatatatatatatatatatatatgtgtgtatatatatatatatatgtgtgtatatatatatatatatatatatatatatatatatatgtgtgtatatatatatatatatatgtgtgtatatatatatatatatatgtgtgtatatatatatatatatatgtgtgtatatatatatatatatatatgtgtgtatatatatatatatatatatatatgtgtgtgtgtatatatatatatatatatatatatatgtgtgtgtatatatatatgtgtgtatatatatatatatatatatatatgtatgtgtgtatatatatatatgtgtatatatatatatatatatatgtatgtgtgtatatatatatatatatatatgtatgtgtgtatatatatatatatatatatatatgtatgtgtgtatatatatatatatatatatatatatatgtgtgtgtatatatatatatatatatatatatatatatatgtgtgtatatatatatatatatatatatatatgtgtgtgtatatatatatatatatatatatatatgtgtgtgtatatatatatatatatatatatatatgtgtgtgtatatatatatatatatatatatatatatatatatgtgtgtgtgtatatatatatatatatatatatatatatacatatatatatatatatatatatatatgtgtgtgcatatatatatatatatatatgtgtgcatatatatatatatatatgtgtgtgtatatatatatatatatatgtatatatatgtgtgtgtgtatatatatatatatatatatatgtgtgtgtgtgtgtgtgtgtgtatgtatgtattaggctttacacgatcaggatttttgggaccgatcagcaagttaaaacaacgataaccgatcaccaatctgatcacaagatggagcaatgtgtccctttacatgacttgttcatttattgtatatacttgtgtactgtatactgagtactgtatccagcCATTTTGTGTACtctttcatctggtcactttccaatggcctggaaatctgcttttgttacccctgtctttaaatccggtgactcaacttctctgaataacgaccgacctataagcattcttccggccatttccaaaattgcagaaaaatgggtgtcagagcagattgtccattatttaaacagcagctccccttctctccacgccatgcagtgtggtttcagatccaagcattccactgaaatggctacatgcctcttcattgagaacataaatcttctctcgacaagggtggagttgtagcgGTGGTGTTCTTGGACATCAGGAaggctttcgatacagtaaatcactctgttcttcttaccaagctctcaaaatttaacttctctcgcaaagctgtgagttgaattgaatcatatctgcatgatcgaacacaatctgtatcagttaacaactgcagatctgagtctcttaggctaacctctggagtccctcagggatcaatattaggcccccttttagttagtctttatatcaacaatttgcccactgtttgttctgaagccgAGTGCGGAATGTATGCAGGCGACagggttttctttgttcatggtcgctccaaagatactgttgctgctaaactcactgatacaatgtcctgtgtcacaacttggttgcaggagtgctgtctacagctcaacgtttctaaaactctaggcatgtatttcactaaaacaaatagagtatcacctgaccccgacatacttgttaatggaggaaaaaaaatgcaaatcgtctgccaatacaaatatctagggttaataatagattcacagctttcctttaaagcccatattgacaaattgtgtaaaaacatcaaattaaacctcgcaaattttcgtgcaattcgaaatgaaatgtcaactgaagccgcaaaaatgtacttgcattcaatgattcttagtcactttaactattggataaccagttggtcccaggctggtcagaatgcaaaaaaaacattggaagttttgtacaaacaagtaattaaagtgatggataaaaaaccaaggcactatcatcactgcgcaattaaaaaaaaaaaatacagtcttttaaactgggacagtcttcacatatctgcagatttcaatttgatttataaagtactgcatgatttggctccagctcctcttcTGGCTGAGTTCCTCAGCCAAAGAAAcggctctgagcgtgtcactcgaggctctgtcagaggtgactgtctcattcctttgcgcaggagcactttcactAAGTCAGcctcagcctggtcagtgaggagcgctggtgagtgcaactcagtacctgaggaggttaaactgcttacaacatacaaggccttcaccaaaaaaaattgaaaatgtggctagttagctgccaacactaaaagacaagtatgttatgatgttttttttttgttatgatcaaatgatttgtggttttcttctctcttaatagtatagtaagtctttgattatgtatcctgtattatattgtcttgtagatgtattttactgcttttttacatcatggccaggagactacagatgaaaactagccttctggctaattctggctttttaaccatgtgtacttcattgtgttttatgaaattgcattgtcccctttcaaataaactgattaataataactacttatcctcactagggttgcgggcgtgctggagcccatcccagctcaacattattctctagcattttagacaaatatataCAACTTGGATTTTTAAACTTCTTTCAAGGGAGCCAAGTGCGTTGAACAATAACTCATTGGGCTAATTTGATGATTCTCAACCACTGTGCTGTGGAAATTAATTCaaccatccttccattttctgtaccgcttatcctcactttcacttaattggttaaaaaaattgttgaatacaaataatgtatctttgttcatctagctaTGCTTGGGACGTGTCGTAACAGGCATAACAATTAAATGATTTTGCCGCTAGTTGGCAAAAGGTACATAATTGTCCAGAATGTGAGGATAATAAAACGCTCTGTCTCAAGCTGTGTAgtaatgttgaaatgttttattttacagggAACATTTGCAGGTCCCCCATTGCGGAGGCTGTCTTCAGGAAGATGGCAACCGATGCAGGCGTCGTTGACAAGGTACCACCGACCGTACAAATAAAATGGCGCTGACTTACAGCATGGCATCTGCTCAGATGAACTACCTTGAACCCTCGCAAAAGTAATGCACACCATCCAAAAGatgtttagaaaatggatggatggatggatactctcgttttattaaataaaatatttatcgCCAACAATTCTTTATCTTTTGTTGGGCACTTACTGTACCTTACGTTGAGCAGCTAGCCTATACTAGCTGCTCGCCACTACCAATAGCGATCCAAACCTTTTGCAACGCAGCAGTCAAGTCATTATGCTCcctggccataaatataaaacaatccaatgaaaagcTTGTGATGAGGTATTCTTACGCTGCTGGGCAAACTAGGTCGTGACGGACactcgtaaaccgaggacctccTGTAATATACACGGCAcgcaaaaagttagggatattggcacctttgttttttcttgaaaatccCAAGAGTAGATTTAGAAACATTGAAAAGCTCACAACAAGAAATCATGTTTCTTGTTTTCCGTGCTCTCTCCTCTGCCCAGTGGAGGATAGACAGTGCCGCCACGTCGACCTATGAGATAGGAAACCCGCCCGACCATCGCGGTCTAGCCTGCATGAAGAGGCACGACGTGCCCATGAGACACGTGGCTCGGCAGGTATGACCACCCGCCTTTCTTCTGTGTTGTTGCAGTGGCTCATAGACAGCGGCGCCACGTCCGACTGGAATATTGGCTGCGCGCCAGACGCCCGTGGGCTGGCCTGCCTAAAGGATCGTGGCATTGAGACCGCTCACAGGGCCCGACAGGTACCGAGCACAGGTCACAAGGATTCCATTCGCCACTTTAATAATGCATGTTCACAAATGTGTGACATTGGTGAGATGTGCTTTGCGTATATTTACCTGCGTATACCTTTCTGTAGTTGCTTCAAACGTATTTCTTCATAGTCGCCGGCCTTCTAaacgttttcaaagcagagttccccatattgatAGCCGCTTTAGAGCATTCTGACCAATTTTTCAAGACACACAGACTATTGTGTAGTCTGTGTGTGACGATACAAGCACCGAACCTACCAAAAGACTGAGTAGACGCTCTTCTTTCACCTGAAAAAAGTTTGTTTATAGcattttccattctttagtaaaCAGCAGTAGAATATAGGTTGGTTTTACAAGACCTGCCCTTTACCTTTACTGTTACAGCCATGATGAAACATCATAAAACGAGAGACGTTAGTTACACggccgtttgtgtgtgtggacgtGACGTGATCtgtaaactacaaaaaaaaaaaaaccatcatgaTTCTTCTCACTTGCCttccaagctgttttttttttttaaaggttgcaTTTGTTTGGTCAAACCAAGCCTTGAGAGCGAtgttataaataaacaaatccatTTTACTAGTAAGTAATAAAGTGGGtttgacaaacaaaatacacaggGACATAGTTTTACAGTGCTGCTGAAAGTGAAAACAAACCTATTTTTACCAAATCAATTTATTGACTAATAAAGGTCTGGTGCTCTCCACAAGGCTaggcatatttatttatatagcgaatttcatacacaaggtaactcaatgtgcttaacatgattaaatgcatttaaaaacaaagagcaaaaagacatttaaaaaacgtccagaaaaataaaagacggCTTACTAAAGTTACTAAAAATCTGCAGTGTGGGAAATAAACAATTTGAGATATACAGGATTTCAAATGCTGTGATACCTCCATTTATCAGTTTAATTTGTATCTTGAAAGACCCTCGTAACTGAAGAAGttcacatctcaaatcatctttccccattcaaatgaatgaatgtgccattgatccgttccagcctcccaaaaacattaacagaattatcattattatgattatttttttaaatgataaaaatggcACCCTACAGTGTTGTAGTTTGTAAA encodes:
- the acp1 gene encoding low molecular weight phosphotyrosine protein phosphatase isoform X2; this encodes MAASSSKSVLFVCLGNICRSPIAEAVFRKMATDAGVVDKWRIDSAATSTYEIGNPPDHRGLACMKRHDVPMRHVARQVTNDDFMNFEFILCMDESNMSDLKRKGNAVKNQRAKIELLGTYDPQKQLIIKDPYYDDTPHSLFSSAGKR